In the Corynebacterium suedekumii genome, one interval contains:
- a CDS encoding NAD(P)H-quinone oxidoreductase encodes MKAITVTNPDDPSSLELTEVDTPQLRDGEVLVKVHATSVNRADLLQAKGNYPPPKGASEIIGLECAGVIEDPGTTGRTTGEEVACLLSGGGYAEYVAVPEGQLLPIPEGYSLSEAAAVVEVACTVWSNLGMLAGVREGQTVLLHGGAGGIGTFAIQLCKQLGATVAVTAGSAEKLETCRKLGADILINYKEQDFAEELTGRCDVILDIMGAKYLEQNLKSLNVDGQLVIIGMQGGRKAEINLGALLPRRLSVRGTTLRARSVESKAEVVRSTVENVWPLLDDGRVTHHIHTTLPLADAAKAHALLDSGEVTGKIVLEVGEV; translated from the coding sequence ATGAAGGCAATCACCGTAACCAATCCCGACGATCCCTCCTCCCTCGAACTCACCGAGGTGGACACCCCGCAGCTCCGGGACGGCGAAGTCCTGGTCAAGGTGCATGCGACCAGCGTGAACCGGGCCGACCTGTTGCAGGCCAAGGGCAACTACCCGCCACCGAAGGGCGCCTCCGAGATCATCGGCCTGGAGTGCGCCGGCGTCATCGAGGACCCGGGCACCACCGGCCGCACCACGGGCGAGGAGGTGGCCTGCCTGCTCTCCGGCGGTGGCTACGCCGAGTACGTCGCCGTCCCGGAGGGCCAGCTCCTGCCCATCCCGGAGGGTTACTCCCTGTCGGAGGCGGCCGCGGTCGTGGAGGTCGCCTGCACCGTGTGGTCGAACCTGGGCATGCTCGCCGGTGTGCGCGAGGGGCAGACGGTGCTGCTGCACGGTGGTGCGGGCGGCATCGGCACCTTCGCCATCCAGCTGTGCAAGCAGCTCGGCGCCACCGTCGCGGTGACGGCTGGCTCGGCGGAGAAGCTCGAGACCTGCCGGAAGCTGGGGGCGGACATCCTCATCAACTACAAGGAGCAGGATTTCGCCGAGGAGCTCACGGGCAGGTGCGACGTCATCCTCGACATCATGGGCGCGAAGTACCTCGAGCAGAACCTCAAATCCCTCAACGTGGACGGCCAGCTGGTCATCATCGGCATGCAGGGCGGCCGGAAGGCCGAGATCAACCTCGGCGCACTGCTGCCGCGCCGCCTCAGCGTCCGCGGCACGACGCTGCGCGCCCGCTCCGTCGAGAGCAAGGCGGAGGTGGTCCGTTCCACCGTGGAGAACGTCTGGCCCCTGCTTGACGACGGCCGCGTCACCCACCACATCCACACCACCCTGCCGCTGGCGGACGCCGCGAAGGCCCACGCGCTGCTGGATTCCGGCGAGGTCACCGGCAAGATCGTGCTGGAGGTCGGGGAAGTCTAG
- a CDS encoding aminotransferase class V-fold PLP-dependent enzyme has translation MVLDVASIRGQYASLGGGWTYLNAHDCPQVPERVAAAIARSVRLAPCMADVESPSGLHSRPRAAGRLEGGSLIDAARVAVADLCGATADRVVLGPSLPALYQTLIRSMRPLLRHNSSMVLSRLDAPELNHVLRGAPARITWAQPDLGTGQLPASQYGELVDGSTRLVALSAAQGRIGTVAPVAEIIEQTRARSRAWVLVDASAYAAYRPLDVDDWDADIVAVDLAALGGPQVAALVLRDTYMYKRIDPGLESPVAPSLAGGAPAVVDHLAAMVEGSGTRRTRLVHSMGQLQTHLQGLFDDLVDLLESRYTVHILGVSGEAGDGGFGNRIPRLSFGVRGVPAETVHQRLLDNGLVTSMLPADPVFTEMGVDEVGGAVTVSLSPFTTRHDIEQLARVVASLA, from the coding sequence ATGGTGCTTGATGTCGCGAGCATCCGTGGGCAGTACGCCTCGCTCGGCGGCGGGTGGACCTACCTCAACGCCCATGACTGCCCCCAGGTGCCGGAGCGGGTCGCCGCGGCCATCGCGCGGTCCGTCCGTCTGGCCCCGTGCATGGCGGACGTCGAGTCCCCTTCGGGTCTGCATTCCCGCCCGCGTGCGGCGGGTCGCCTCGAAGGTGGTTCGCTTATCGACGCCGCCCGGGTCGCCGTCGCCGATCTCTGCGGCGCCACCGCGGACCGCGTCGTCCTCGGCCCGAGCCTGCCGGCTCTGTATCAGACCCTGATCCGGTCGATGCGTCCGCTGCTGCGCCACAACTCCTCGATGGTGCTCTCCCGGCTGGACGCCCCGGAACTCAACCATGTCCTCCGGGGTGCCCCGGCGAGGATCACCTGGGCGCAGCCCGACCTGGGGACGGGTCAGTTACCGGCGTCGCAGTACGGGGAGCTGGTGGACGGGTCGACGCGGTTGGTGGCGTTGTCGGCGGCGCAGGGGCGTATCGGCACGGTGGCCCCCGTCGCGGAGATCATCGAGCAGACCCGTGCCCGGTCGCGGGCCTGGGTGCTCGTCGACGCCTCGGCCTACGCCGCCTACCGGCCCCTCGACGTGGATGACTGGGACGCTGACATCGTCGCCGTGGATCTCGCCGCCCTCGGTGGTCCGCAGGTGGCGGCCCTGGTGCTCCGGGACACCTACATGTACAAGCGCATCGATCCGGGTCTGGAGTCCCCGGTCGCCCCGTCGCTGGCCGGTGGCGCCCCCGCGGTGGTGGACCACCTCGCCGCGATGGTGGAGGGGTCCGGTACCCGTCGCACCCGTCTGGTGCACTCCATGGGGCAGCTGCAGACTCACCTGCAGGGCCTGTTCGATGACCTGGTCGACCTGCTGGAGAGCCGCTACACGGTTCACATCCTGGGGGTGTCCGGGGAGGCCGGTGACGGCGGATTCGGCAACCGGATCCCGCGGCTGTCCTTCGGTGTGCGGGGCGTGCCGGCCGAGACGGTCCACCAGCGGCTGCTGGACAACGGACTGGTCACGTCGATGCTGCCCGCCGACCCTGTATTCACCGAGATGGGCGTCGACGAGGTCGGCGGTGCGGTGACCGTGTCGTTGTCGCCGTTCACCACCCGCCACGACATCGAGCAGCTCGCCCGCGTCGTGGCGTCCCTCGCCTAG
- the wzt gene encoding galactan export ABC transporter ATP-binding subunit Wzt/RfbE, whose protein sequence is MVSIDTYNACVDFPIFDAKSRSMKKALLSTAGGAIGRNSDNTVVVEALRDINLHLREGDRVGLVGHNGAGKSTLLRLLSGIYEPTRGSAHIRGRVAPVFDLGVGMDPEISGYENIIIRGLFLGQTRKQMKAKIDEIAEFSELGEYLNMPLRTYSTGMRVRLALGVVTSIEPEILLLDEGIGAVDAAFMAKARVRLQELVKRSGILVFASHSNDFLAQLCNTALWIDHGEIREAGLVDEVVEAYEGKGAGDYVRSLLQRFDEEGSEEPGSA, encoded by the coding sequence TTGGTATCCATCGACACCTACAACGCCTGCGTCGACTTCCCCATCTTCGACGCCAAGTCCCGCTCCATGAAGAAGGCCCTGCTGTCCACCGCCGGCGGCGCCATCGGCCGCAACAGCGACAACACCGTCGTCGTCGAGGCACTCCGCGACATCAACCTCCACCTCCGCGAAGGCGACCGCGTCGGCCTCGTCGGCCACAACGGCGCCGGCAAATCCACCCTCCTGCGGCTGCTGTCCGGCATCTACGAACCCACCCGCGGCTCCGCCCACATCCGCGGCCGCGTCGCCCCCGTCTTCGACCTCGGCGTGGGCATGGACCCCGAGATCTCCGGCTACGAGAACATCATCATCCGCGGCCTCTTCCTCGGCCAGACCCGAAAACAGATGAAGGCCAAGATCGACGAGATCGCCGAATTCTCCGAACTCGGCGAATACCTCAACATGCCCCTGCGCACCTACTCTACCGGCATGCGCGTCCGCCTCGCCCTCGGCGTGGTCACCTCCATCGAACCCGAGATCCTGCTGCTCGACGAAGGCATCGGCGCCGTCGACGCCGCCTTCATGGCCAAGGCCCGCGTCCGCCTCCAGGAACTGGTGAAACGCTCCGGCATCCTCGTCTTCGCTTCCCACTCCAACGACTTCCTCGCCCAGCTGTGCAACACCGCCCTGTGGATCGACCACGGCGAAATCCGCGAGGCTGGGTTGGTGGATGAAGTGGTGGAGGCCTACGAGGGCAAGGGCGCCGGCGACTACGTCCGCTCCCTGCTCCAGCGCTTCGACGAAGAGGGGTCCGAGGAACCGGGTTCCGCGTAG
- the glfT1 gene encoding galactofuranosyltransferase GlfT1 translates to MIPMSTATLSRSGSTAAVIVTHKRVDLLRASLEQVVHQTHPVNWVIVVDNGCEDAVEQLVTELAGDRAVYLPSRTNLGGAGGFAYGFLTALSLGADAVWCADDDGRPADEHVLSTLFDVAEQHRLHEVSPVVCNIDEPGRLAFPLRQGLVWRRHRSELEGDFLEGIASLFNGALISAAAMEIIGVPDYRLFIRGDEVEYHRRLVRSGLRFGTALTTAYLHPDGSDEFKPILGGRMHTQYPDNESKRYFTYRNRGYIMSQPGMRKLLPQEYARFGWFFLVQKKDPKGFLEWLRLHRQGRNEKFTRP, encoded by the coding sequence ATGATCCCCATGTCAACAGCCACTCTGTCCCGATCCGGCTCGACCGCGGCGGTGATCGTCACGCACAAGCGGGTTGATCTCCTGCGGGCCTCCCTGGAGCAGGTGGTCCATCAGACGCATCCGGTGAATTGGGTGATCGTGGTGGACAACGGTTGCGAGGACGCGGTGGAGCAGCTGGTGACGGAGCTGGCCGGCGATCGGGCGGTGTACCTTCCCAGCCGCACGAACCTCGGTGGTGCGGGCGGGTTCGCCTACGGTTTCCTCACGGCGCTGTCTCTCGGGGCGGATGCGGTCTGGTGCGCCGACGATGACGGGCGTCCTGCGGACGAGCACGTCCTGTCGACGCTTTTCGACGTCGCCGAGCAGCACCGTCTGCACGAGGTCTCCCCGGTGGTGTGCAACATCGACGAGCCGGGTCGGCTGGCGTTCCCGCTGCGCCAGGGCCTGGTGTGGCGTCGCCACCGCTCGGAGCTGGAGGGGGATTTCCTCGAGGGGATCGCCAGCCTGTTCAATGGCGCGCTCATCAGTGCGGCCGCGATGGAGATCATCGGTGTGCCGGACTACCGGCTGTTCATCCGGGGCGACGAGGTGGAGTACCACCGCCGGCTGGTCCGCTCGGGTCTGCGGTTCGGGACGGCCCTGACCACGGCGTACCTGCATCCGGACGGCTCGGACGAGTTCAAGCCGATCCTGGGTGGTCGGATGCACACGCAGTACCCGGACAATGAGTCGAAACGCTACTTCACCTACCGCAACCGCGGCTACATCATGAGCCAGCCGGGCATGCGGAAGCTGCTGCCGCAGGAGTACGCCCGTTTCGGCTGGTTCTTCCTGGTGCAGAAGAAGGACCCGAAGGGGTTCCTCGAGTGGTTGAGGCTGCACCGGCAGGGGCGGAACGAGAAGTTCACCCGCCCCTGA
- a CDS encoding FAD-binding oxidoreductase, translated as MELQTTEQSLTGWGRTAPTTAHVLATPDVETIINAVRQVADDNADKPVHLRRGVIARGMGRSYGDPAQNAGGLVVDMQPLNRIHAIDPDTALVDVDGGVTLDQLMKAALPYGLWVPVLPGTRQVTIGGAIGPDIHGKNHHSAGSFGDHVASMELLVADGRVLHLEPEGSADDPDGTLFWATVGGMGLTGIILRATIRMTKTETAYFIADGDLTQNLDETVEFHADGSEKNYTYSSAWFDAISPEPKLGRAAISRGSLATLDQLKELSPKLAKDPLKFNAPQLVTVPDIFPSFTMNKLSMMAIGELWWLKSGEYRNQVQNLTQFYQPLDLIGEWNRGYGSRGFLQYQFVVPREAVEPFKEIIRDIQKSGHYSALNVFKLFGEGNRAPLSYPMPGWNVCVDFPIKKGLGAFLDDLDRRVMEFGGRLYLAKESRTSAENFHRMYPGMADWLATRNEIDPTGVFASDMSRRLELN; from the coding sequence ATGGAACTCCAGACCACTGAACAGTCCCTCACCGGATGGGGCCGTACGGCGCCCACCACGGCGCATGTCCTGGCCACGCCGGACGTCGAGACGATCATCAACGCGGTCCGGCAGGTCGCGGACGACAACGCCGACAAGCCGGTCCATCTGCGTCGTGGCGTCATCGCCCGCGGCATGGGCCGCTCCTACGGTGACCCGGCACAGAACGCGGGCGGCCTCGTCGTCGACATGCAGCCGCTCAACCGCATCCACGCCATCGACCCGGACACCGCCCTGGTCGATGTCGACGGTGGTGTGACCCTGGACCAGCTGATGAAGGCCGCCCTCCCCTACGGCCTGTGGGTTCCGGTGCTGCCGGGCACCCGGCAGGTGACCATCGGTGGCGCCATCGGCCCGGACATCCACGGCAAGAACCACCATTCGGCCGGTTCCTTCGGTGACCACGTCGCCTCGATGGAGCTGCTCGTGGCCGACGGCCGCGTCCTCCACCTGGAGCCGGAGGGCTCGGCGGATGACCCGGACGGCACCCTGTTCTGGGCGACCGTCGGCGGTATGGGCCTGACCGGCATCATTCTGCGGGCGACCATCCGCATGACCAAGACGGAGACCGCCTACTTCATCGCCGACGGTGACCTCACCCAGAATCTGGATGAGACGGTGGAGTTCCACGCGGACGGTTCGGAGAAGAACTACACGTACTCCTCCGCCTGGTTCGACGCGATCTCCCCGGAGCCGAAGCTGGGCCGTGCCGCCATCTCCCGCGGCAGCCTCGCCACCCTCGACCAGCTCAAGGAGCTGTCCCCGAAGCTGGCGAAGGATCCGCTGAAGTTCAACGCGCCCCAGCTGGTGACGGTGCCGGACATCTTCCCGTCCTTCACCATGAACAAGCTGTCCATGATGGCCATCGGCGAGCTGTGGTGGCTCAAGTCCGGTGAATACCGCAACCAGGTCCAGAACCTCACGCAGTTCTACCAGCCGCTGGATCTCATCGGTGAGTGGAACCGTGGCTACGGTTCGAGGGGTTTCCTGCAGTACCAGTTCGTCGTGCCGCGCGAGGCGGTGGAGCCGTTCAAGGAGATCATCCGGGACATCCAGAAGTCCGGCCACTACTCGGCGCTCAACGTGTTCAAGCTGTTCGGCGAGGGCAACCGTGCCCCGCTGTCGTACCCGATGCCGGGCTGGAACGTGTGCGTCGACTTCCCCATCAAGAAGGGCCTCGGCGCCTTCCTCGATGACCTGGACCGTCGGGTCATGGAGTTCGGCGGCCGCCTGTACCTGGCCAAGGAGTCGCGGACGTCGGCGGAGAACTTCCACCGGATGTACCCGGGCATGGCCGACTGGCTGGCCACCCGCAACGAGATCGACCCGACGGGGGTCTTCGCCTCCGACATGTCCCGCCGCCTCGAACTGAACTAA
- a CDS encoding DUF559 domain-containing protein gives MSTSHVGDPREHAIVDTAMLRDRGLNQKQIERLVRTGRLYRVEQGVFTTSPPEGDLLLRALCHRRPALVFTGRTALELHEGREITLPVQAVVLPGKSLSGPATLTLRRRKAIRFQHVRGLKVTLGAVSVADAEDMSDADLIAHLEDRYAGRAGKIALEAEMGTISRVPARLRHLIARASIGADSDAERQVFRELRARGIRVDQNRQIGGYFFDGVIEEGRVIVEVDGYRFHSAENRETFIRDRWKANYATRRGYRVLRYTGSCVRYHLDEVVEQIIAAVEGLDEELPTEAHPVWSWHETLVRDGSWWQEVAQ, from the coding sequence ATGAGCACCAGTCACGTCGGAGACCCTCGGGAACACGCAATCGTCGATACGGCGATGCTGCGCGACCGAGGGCTGAACCAGAAACAGATCGAGCGCCTCGTCCGCACCGGCCGCCTGTACCGGGTGGAACAGGGCGTCTTCACCACGTCGCCGCCCGAGGGAGACCTGCTGCTGCGGGCGTTGTGCCACCGGCGACCGGCGCTGGTGTTCACCGGCAGGACCGCGCTGGAACTGCATGAGGGCCGGGAGATCACCCTGCCGGTCCAGGCTGTCGTCCTCCCCGGGAAGTCTCTCTCCGGCCCGGCAACCCTCACCCTTCGCCGCCGGAAGGCCATCCGCTTCCAGCACGTCAGGGGCCTCAAGGTGACGTTGGGCGCGGTGTCGGTGGCAGATGCCGAAGACATGTCTGATGCTGATCTCATCGCTCACCTCGAGGACCGCTACGCCGGCCGGGCGGGGAAGATCGCCCTCGAGGCGGAGATGGGGACGATCTCCCGGGTACCCGCCCGCCTGCGGCACCTCATCGCCCGAGCCTCCATCGGCGCGGACAGCGACGCGGAGCGGCAAGTGTTCCGGGAGCTCCGGGCGCGCGGTATCCGCGTGGACCAGAACCGGCAGATCGGCGGGTACTTCTTCGACGGTGTCATTGAGGAGGGCAGGGTCATAGTCGAGGTCGACGGGTACCGGTTCCACTCGGCGGAGAACCGGGAGACGTTCATCCGGGACCGGTGGAAGGCGAACTATGCCACGCGTCGGGGGTACCGGGTGCTGCGGTACACGGGCAGTTGTGTGCGGTATCACCTCGATGAGGTGGTGGAACAGATCATCGCCGCCGTTGAGGGGCTCGACGAGGAGCTGCCGACTGAGGCTCACCCGGTGTGGTCGTGGCATGAAACGTTGGTCAGAGACGGGTCCTGGTGGCAGGAGGTGGCACAATGA
- a CDS encoding decaprenylphospho-beta-D-erythro-pentofuranosid-2-ulose 2-reductase — protein sequence MLNAVGQAQNILLLGGTSEIGLGIVAEFLSRGPARVTLAARADSPRIDAAVDQVRAAGASEVDVIDFDATNFAQHPAVIDSAFAHGDVDVAIVAFGTLGDQEALWQDQAAAVSSAQTNYTGPVSVGVLLGRKFREQGHGTIVALSSVAGTRVRRSNFVYGASKAGMDGFYTQLGEALRDSGAKVLVVRPGQVRTKMSSGGKEAPLTVDVEDVATATVSAVLEGKDIIFVHPAFQAVAAVFGVLPRQIFRRLPF from the coding sequence ATGCTCAATGCAGTGGGCCAGGCCCAGAACATCCTCCTGCTCGGCGGCACGTCCGAGATCGGTCTCGGCATCGTCGCCGAGTTCCTCTCCCGCGGTCCCGCCCGCGTCACCCTCGCTGCGCGTGCCGATTCCCCGCGTATCGACGCCGCCGTGGACCAGGTCCGCGCCGCCGGCGCCAGCGAGGTGGACGTCATCGACTTCGACGCCACCAACTTCGCCCAGCACCCGGCCGTCATCGATTCCGCCTTCGCCCACGGTGACGTGGACGTGGCGATCGTGGCCTTCGGCACCCTCGGTGACCAGGAGGCACTGTGGCAGGACCAGGCGGCCGCCGTGTCCTCCGCGCAGACCAACTACACCGGCCCCGTCTCGGTCGGCGTCCTGCTGGGGCGGAAGTTCCGGGAGCAGGGCCACGGCACCATCGTCGCCCTCTCCTCGGTTGCGGGCACCCGTGTCCGTCGCTCCAACTTCGTCTACGGCGCCTCCAAGGCCGGCATGGACGGTTTCTACACCCAGCTCGGTGAGGCGCTGCGTGACTCCGGCGCCAAGGTCCTCGTCGTCCGTCCCGGTCAGGTACGCACGAAGATGAGCTCCGGCGGCAAGGAGGCACCGCTGACCGTCGACGTCGAGGACGTCGCCACGGCCACGGTCAGCGCCGTTCTGGAGGGCAAGGACATCATTTTCGTCCACCCGGCGTTCCAGGCTGTCGCCGCGGTGTTCGGGGTGCTGCCGCGCCAGATTTTCCGCAGGCTACCCTTTTAG
- a CDS encoding molybdenum cofactor biosynthesis protein MoaE, protein MAGARTGHDHAADRAPADPAYVADQTGVVLDAFITDEPLEPLLAQARRDTLTDAMGALVTFEGVVRDHDGGQRVATLSYSSHPTSDAVIGEVAVSVSQAHPTTRLWTAHRTGDLAIGEVAFAVVAAAAHRGDAFAACSTLADRVKAEVPIWKEQELTDGAKQWVGLE, encoded by the coding sequence CTGGCCGGGGCACGGACCGGGCACGACCACGCCGCGGACCGGGCGCCTGCCGATCCCGCCTACGTCGCGGACCAGACCGGCGTGGTCCTCGACGCGTTCATCACCGACGAGCCGCTCGAACCCCTCCTGGCGCAGGCCCGGCGCGACACCCTCACCGACGCCATGGGTGCCCTGGTGACCTTCGAGGGTGTGGTCCGTGACCACGACGGCGGCCAGCGCGTGGCCACGCTGTCCTACTCCTCCCACCCGACCTCGGACGCCGTGATCGGGGAGGTGGCGGTCTCGGTGAGTCAGGCGCACCCCACCACCCGCCTGTGGACCGCGCACCGCACCGGCGACCTGGCCATCGGAGAGGTCGCCTTCGCGGTGGTGGCCGCCGCCGCCCACCGCGGTGACGCCTTCGCCGCCTGCTCGACGCTGGCCGACCGGGTGAAGGCCGAGGTGCCGATCTGGAAGGAACAGGAACTCACCGACGGGGCCAAACAGTGGGTGGGGCTGGAATGA
- a CDS encoding GtrA family protein, protein MTLKTQAIRFIISGVISAVVDLGLTWALQIFTGAGPVLARSVGFIFGTLTAYLINRRWTFQAKPSYKRFFMVAGLYTLTYFVNVGLHTVFYRLLTGWDWSDSLAIFVAFVIAQGTATVINFFVQRIFIFR, encoded by the coding sequence ATGACCCTGAAAACACAGGCCATCCGCTTCATCATCTCCGGTGTCATCTCCGCCGTCGTCGACCTCGGCCTCACCTGGGCGCTCCAGATCTTCACCGGTGCGGGCCCGGTGCTCGCCCGGTCGGTGGGCTTCATCTTCGGCACGCTCACCGCGTACCTGATCAACCGCCGCTGGACCTTCCAGGCCAAGCCCTCCTACAAGCGGTTCTTCATGGTCGCCGGGCTGTACACGCTGACCTACTTCGTCAACGTCGGCCTGCACACCGTGTTCTACCGCCTGCTCACCGGCTGGGACTGGTCCGACTCCCTGGCGATCTTCGTCGCCTTCGTCATCGCCCAGGGCACCGCCACGGTGATCAACTTCTTCGTCCAGCGGATCTTCATCTTCCGCTGA
- a CDS encoding ThiF family adenylyltransferase: MTGHSDLTPEHIARYRRQITLGGFGRPGQGKLLDSHVAVVGAGGLGSPALLYLAGAGVGHVTVIDDDVVDLSNLHRQVIHTTDRIGTPKAGSAREQMLALNPDIEVSVVAERLTWDTALDVLREADVVLDGTDNFDTRHIVSAACARLDIPHVWASILGFDAQLTVFHAGRGPVYDDLFPTPPAPGEVPSCAQAGVLGPVVGIVGSAMAMEAIKLLTGIGEPLLGTLGYFSSLTGRWEYIPVTGSADTVERLRTEDPPAQVTAAPMVVSVAEVTCIPDDAVLIDVREPDEYANFRIPGAVNRPLGEVLEGTDPPELTTDRPVVIYCAGGVRSARAVAALASRGITGPVSLAGGIDAWLDRQG, from the coding sequence ATGACCGGGCACAGCGACCTGACACCGGAACACATCGCCCGCTACCGCCGCCAGATCACCCTCGGTGGGTTCGGTCGCCCCGGCCAGGGGAAGCTGCTGGACTCCCATGTCGCCGTCGTCGGTGCCGGTGGCCTCGGCTCCCCCGCCCTGCTCTACCTGGCCGGCGCCGGCGTGGGGCACGTCACCGTCATCGACGATGACGTCGTCGACCTGTCCAACCTGCACCGGCAGGTCATCCACACCACCGACCGCATCGGCACGCCCAAGGCCGGGTCCGCCCGCGAGCAGATGCTCGCGCTCAACCCGGACATTGAGGTCTCCGTCGTGGCGGAGCGGCTGACCTGGGACACCGCCCTCGACGTGCTGCGTGAGGCCGACGTCGTCCTCGACGGCACCGACAACTTCGACACCCGCCACATCGTCTCCGCCGCGTGCGCCCGCCTGGACATCCCGCATGTGTGGGCCTCCATCCTCGGTTTCGACGCCCAGCTCACCGTCTTCCACGCCGGCCGCGGCCCCGTCTACGACGATCTCTTCCCCACCCCGCCGGCCCCCGGTGAGGTCCCCAGCTGTGCGCAGGCCGGCGTGCTCGGGCCGGTGGTGGGCATCGTCGGTTCCGCGATGGCCATGGAGGCCATCAAGCTGCTCACCGGGATCGGCGAGCCCCTGCTGGGCACCCTCGGTTACTTCTCCTCCCTGACCGGCCGCTGGGAGTACATCCCCGTGACCGGTTCCGCCGACACCGTCGAGCGGCTGCGTACCGAGGACCCGCCGGCCCAGGTCACCGCCGCGCCGATGGTGGTCAGCGTCGCCGAGGTCACCTGCATCCCCGACGACGCGGTGCTCATCGACGTCCGCGAACCCGACGAGTACGCCAACTTCCGTATCCCCGGCGCCGTCAACCGCCCGCTGGGCGAGGTCCTGGAAGGAACGGACCCGCCGGAACTGACCACCGATCGACCCGTGGTCATCTACTGCGCCGGTGGCGTCCGTTCGGCCCGGGCCGTCGCCGCCCTGGCCTCCCGAGGCATCACCGGGCCGGTGAGCCTGGCCGGCGGCATCGACGCCTGGTTGGACCGACAGGGCTGA
- the wzm gene encoding galactan export ABC transporter permease subunit Wzm/RfbD, protein MQEPSPTRDLAADIARMTGTTDTDVPASRSTTFAAAWRDLVRGFQQHELWLQLGWQDIKQRYRRSTLGPLWITIATGVMALALGLLYSMLFQIPLADFLPHVTVGLIMWGFISGCIKDGADIFIDNEGLIKQLPSALSVHVYRLVWRQALFLAHNLVIWVVLMLIFPRDLGWEVLLAIPGMALLILNGVWVTMFFGIVATRYRDVAPLLEAMTQLLFYVTPIVWTTQTLKEQGGDIAQRALLAEINPLFHYLEIVRAPMIGEPIAAYHWWIVLGCTLVGLVLALLAMKQWRFRVSYWV, encoded by the coding sequence GTGCAGGAACCATCCCCCACCCGAGACCTGGCCGCCGACATCGCCCGGATGACCGGGACCACCGACACCGATGTCCCGGCCTCCCGATCCACGACCTTCGCCGCGGCATGGCGCGACCTCGTCCGCGGATTCCAGCAGCACGAGCTGTGGCTGCAGCTGGGTTGGCAGGACATCAAACAGCGCTACCGACGCTCCACGCTCGGCCCGCTGTGGATCACCATCGCCACCGGCGTCATGGCCCTGGCCCTCGGCCTGCTGTACTCCATGCTCTTCCAGATCCCGCTGGCCGACTTCCTCCCCCACGTCACCGTCGGCCTGATCATGTGGGGATTCATCTCCGGCTGCATCAAGGACGGCGCCGACATCTTCATCGACAACGAGGGACTGATCAAACAGCTCCCCTCCGCCCTGTCGGTGCACGTCTACCGACTCGTCTGGCGCCAGGCCCTGTTCCTCGCCCACAACCTGGTCATCTGGGTCGTCCTCATGCTCATCTTCCCCCGCGACCTGGGTTGGGAGGTCCTGCTCGCCATCCCGGGCATGGCCCTGCTCATCCTCAACGGCGTGTGGGTGACCATGTTCTTCGGCATCGTGGCCACCCGCTACCGCGACGTCGCCCCGCTGCTCGAGGCCATGACCCAGCTGCTGTTCTACGTCACCCCCATCGTGTGGACCACCCAGACCCTCAAGGAACAGGGCGGTGACATCGCCCAGCGCGCCCTGCTCGCCGAGATCAACCCCCTGTTCCACTACCTGGAGATCGTCCGCGCCCCCATGATCGGCGAACCCATCGCCGCCTATCACTGGTGGATCGTCCTCGGCTGCACCCTCGTCGGCCTCGTCCTCGCCCTGCTGGCCATGAAGCAGTGGCGCTTCCGCGTCAGCTACTGGGTATAG